Within Dromaius novaehollandiae isolate bDroNov1 chromosome 8, bDroNov1.hap1, whole genome shotgun sequence, the genomic segment GGACTGCGCCCCGGTTGTTCCCCGACAGTGCTGCTCTGGGGATGCTCCACCATGTTCTGGAACTCTGCTTGGAGGCAGGGCTCGGACCCAGCACACGGACCATAGCTCTCTGGGTGGCACTGCCACCACAGAAGGGAGCTCCACTGGGCACCAAAGAATGAGACAGAGTCATCCCCGCTTGAGAAATGCTGCTGCCTTCACAACTGCCACCGCTTTGACGCTCCCCTTCACTGTAAGGGTCTAGGTTCATCTGTGTGACCATCCTACTGTGCCCTCCCCACCCAGGCACTCACCATGCCAgagctggcagagctgagcacaCCCCGCACCCCTGCGGACGCTGACCACATCCAGAGGAACATCCTGGAAGAGCACGTGGAGCTCTGGTGGTTCCAGGACCCCAAGAAGTCCATCCTGTGCTATGGGATGGCGGTGGTACTGATCTTGGCCTGCGGGATTGGGGGCATCATTCTGCTGtacagcaccagcagccggtCTGGGGAGTGGCGGCTGGCTGTGGGCACCACGCTCTGCCTCCTGGCCCTGCTCGTGCTGCTGAAGCAGCTGCTGAGCTCTGCCATCCAGGATATGAACTGCATCCGCAGTCGGGATCAGATTGAGCTTCTAAAGAGTGGGGGCTTCTCAGactgcctggtgctgctgctcagCGCCCTGGTGCTGCTGATCTGTGGCATTGTGCTCACCATCCTCTCCACCACGACCATGCAGCTCAGCCCTGTCCGGCCGCTGGCCAGCATGTTCACCAGTGGGATTAtcctcttggctgctggcagtgccatcctcctctccctgctgctctATCTGCTGTGCACCTCCTGCTGCCGAGCTGCTCCTCGAAGCTTGGAGACAGGTGAAATCAGTGTCTTCACCATCTCCGGCCGTCTTGCTGCTAACAGGCGACTTCCTCCCACCTCCAGCATGGCCAACCTGATCTGACCCAGAGCCATCGGAGCTGCACCAGTGCCGGCAGGACACCTCTGTGCGAGGCTTACCGGATATGACTCATCAGCGGGGCTTGTGCCTCCTGTCCTCACCATTTTTTCCCAAAGCAGGGCGAGATTTGCAGTGTGCCTTATGTTTCTTTCAGAGATGACTGCCATTTGCTTTACCTCAGGCTAACAGTGCGGCAGGAACCCCGAGTTGCCTGGACAGGCTTCATGAGCTGGAGCTTTACAGGCACAGTGCTGGCCTGTTCTGCTTTTTATCTCAGCAAAGCCTCCTGCAACAgttgctgcctgcccagccagccCAGCTGTGGCCCCGCTGACACAGAGGGAGTTAAGGTGAGCCTGTCCTATACCTCTGGGGACCCCAGTACTTGCTCGGTTCCTGCTGGTCCCTGCACTGTGTCATGTTATCCTATGGCAGGAGAGGCTGTGATTGCTGGTGGTGTAAAATCGCCTTgtgctctctgcagagctgttgaCTTGGCCCATGTCTTAGCTGTAAGCAGTTCATAATCTGTGCCTCTGAGTGTGTGAAGGTGTGTACAAGTTAAGCATACTGTGATGCCCTGTGCTGTGTGTCCCCCTCTTCCTGCCAGCTTTCAGGAGCCCTGAAAATAAGAACAGCCTGTAGTGACAGCTGATAAATGACAGGAAATATTGTGAGTGTTACCAGGCGTGCTGAATGCAAGCAGAGGGAGCTAGGTATGAAGCACAGCTGCGAGGGGCTTCCCCTTGAGAAAGCACCTGTATGTCTGTGGGAGTGAGCATGGGATTTGTGCGTGAGTCTGTGTCTGAGCCAGTCATGGTTTGATAGCACACGAAATGCCATTTGCGTTTGCAATGCCAGGAGATTTTCCATTATTACCTTTCTGCAGCCCATGGTCTTCTGCATTTTGATCAAAGGGGGAGGCAAATTGTTGGCATTAGCACCCTGATGGGTTTTCAGTGTTGGACTGTCTGAGTGTCGGAGGAGGCTCTGTTATCACACTGGCATGCTCCAGCACGCAATCCACAAACAGCAAGGAGCAGTAGCCAGGAGCACGATGAAGGGCTGCTGGAATTACAG encodes:
- the TMEM125 gene encoding transmembrane protein 125 codes for the protein MPELAELSTPRTPADADHIQRNILEEHVELWWFQDPKKSILCYGMAVVLILACGIGGIILLYSTSSRSGEWRLAVGTTLCLLALLVLLKQLLSSAIQDMNCIRSRDQIELLKSGGFSDCLVLLLSALVLLICGIVLTILSTTTMQLSPVRPLASMFTSGIILLAAGSAILLSLLLYLLCTSCCRAAPRSLETGEISVFTISGRLAANRRLPPTSSMANLI